One stretch of Rhodopirellula halodulae DNA includes these proteins:
- the fabG gene encoding 3-oxoacyl-[acyl-carrier-protein] reductase produces MDLSLSVDLKDQVAIVTGASQGLGRAVAVALGQNGAHVVCMARNAEKLAATVSEIEAAGGTGEALPCDVTDRKAAAEAIESTAKKHGRLDILVNNAGITRDKLMRGMSDEEWDSVIATNLTSCFVCCRAAAGLMRRKKYGRIINMASISGVIGNPGQANYSASKAGMIGMTRTMSKELVSRGVTVNAIAPGFIASEMTAELGDVVLEEVTKRIPAKRVGQPEDVAAAVLFLASRDASYISGQTIVVDGGMVG; encoded by the coding sequence ATGGATCTCTCCCTGTCGGTTGATTTGAAAGATCAAGTCGCCATTGTCACCGGTGCCAGCCAAGGCCTCGGACGTGCTGTCGCCGTCGCACTGGGACAAAACGGAGCCCATGTGGTTTGCATGGCACGCAACGCGGAAAAGTTGGCTGCCACCGTCTCGGAAATCGAAGCTGCCGGCGGAACGGGCGAAGCCTTGCCTTGCGACGTCACCGATCGCAAAGCCGCTGCGGAAGCCATCGAGAGCACCGCCAAGAAACACGGTCGCCTGGACATCCTGGTCAACAACGCCGGGATCACTCGCGACAAATTGATGCGTGGCATGTCCGACGAGGAATGGGATTCCGTGATCGCCACCAATCTGACCAGTTGCTTCGTGTGCTGCCGTGCCGCCGCCGGATTGATGCGTCGTAAGAAATACGGCCGCATCATCAACATGGCCAGCATCTCCGGGGTCATCGGCAATCCAGGACAAGCCAACTACTCGGCCAGCAAAGCGGGCATGATCGGAATGACGCGGACGATGAGCAAGGAACTCGTCTCCCGCGGCGTCACCGTGAACGCGATTGCCCCCGGTTTCATCGCCAGCGAAATGACGGCGGAATTGGGCGACGTGGTGCTGGAAGAAGTCACCAAACGCATTCCTGCCAAACGAGTCGGCCAACCCGAAGACGTCGCTGCCGCGGTGTTGTTCTTGGCCAGTCGCGATGCCAGCTACATTTCTGGGCAAACCATCGTGGTCGACGGCGGAATGGTCGGCTGA
- the fabD gene encoding ACP S-malonyltransferase has translation MSLDAAKPAILFPGQGAQTPGMGTWLCAEYSLANDLFEEANDVLGYDLKQLCAEGPAEKLNETVHSQPALFVVGVAAARVHDELNPELAKKIVAAAGLSLGEYTAVCYAGGVSFADGLKLVQRRGEAMQACADAIESGMVSVLGLDLEKLTSVCEEARQGEEILQPANLLCPGNIAVSGHRSALERLEPVASAAGAMKVVPLSVAGAFHTPIMNGAVEQLTQALAEVELSDTRIPVYSNVDAAPHTSADEIRQLLARQVVNPVRWDDSVNAMLGDGIDGFLEAGTGRVLRGTIKRIARKTPTDGFGDQP, from the coding sequence GTGAGTCTCGACGCAGCCAAACCAGCGATCCTGTTTCCCGGCCAAGGTGCTCAGACGCCCGGCATGGGAACGTGGTTGTGCGCTGAATATTCCCTTGCCAACGATCTGTTCGAAGAAGCCAACGACGTTTTGGGTTACGACCTGAAACAGCTTTGTGCCGAAGGCCCGGCCGAGAAACTGAACGAAACGGTTCACAGCCAGCCCGCATTGTTCGTGGTGGGGGTCGCTGCTGCTCGCGTTCACGATGAGCTGAATCCTGAATTGGCGAAGAAAATTGTCGCCGCCGCCGGGCTCAGCCTGGGTGAGTACACCGCGGTCTGCTACGCCGGTGGAGTATCTTTCGCTGACGGTTTGAAGCTGGTTCAGCGTCGCGGCGAAGCCATGCAGGCTTGTGCCGACGCGATTGAATCCGGCATGGTCAGCGTGCTCGGCTTGGATCTTGAAAAATTGACATCGGTTTGCGAAGAGGCTCGCCAGGGAGAGGAAATTCTCCAGCCAGCCAACCTTCTGTGCCCAGGCAACATCGCCGTGTCAGGACATCGATCCGCCCTCGAACGGCTCGAACCCGTGGCGTCCGCGGCTGGTGCAATGAAGGTCGTGCCGCTGAGTGTTGCCGGAGCTTTTCACACGCCCATCATGAACGGCGCAGTGGAACAGCTCACGCAGGCTCTAGCTGAAGTGGAGCTGTCGGACACGCGAATTCCCGTTTACAGCAACGTGGATGCGGCACCGCACACCTCCGCCGACGAAATCCGCCAATTGCTGGCTCGCCAAGTCGTCAATCCAGTTCGCTGGGACGATTCCGTCAACGCCATGTTGGGTGACGGCATCGACGGATTTCTGGAAGCCGGGACCGGCCGGGTTCTGCGAGGCACCATCAAACGCATCGCTCGCAAAACGCCCACCGACGGTTTCGGTGACCAACCCTGA
- the rpmF gene encoding 50S ribosomal protein L32 codes for MAVPKRKHSNSRTGKRRSHDHLKKRQVTYCPQCSTAVPTHVVCPKCGYYQGRTVVETTEQ; via the coding sequence ATGGCCGTCCCAAAACGCAAGCACTCCAACAGCCGTACCGGCAAACGCCGCAGCCACGATCACCTGAAAAAGCGTCAGGTGACCTACTGCCCTCAGTGCAGCACCGCCGTGCCTACTCACGTTGTGTGCCCAAAATGTGGTTACTACCAAGGTCGCACCGTCGTCGAAACGACCGAACAGTAA
- a CDS encoding magnesium chelatase, producing MTSPVPSPTTTKEEVPSARNLQELIESGWTSKTVKQEIRDNFTGMLAQREELFPGIVGYEDTVIPEISLALLAGHDMLFLGEKGQAKSRIMRQLVRFLDPWVPYIDHPDLPVHEDPMNPITTLGKRLVEQHSPEDIQIAWWHRSERYAERLSPGTKFADIIGEIDPAKLTGGVSMSAEEALSFGLIPRMHRGIFAMNELPELDDLVQVGLFNILEERDVQIRGYPIRFDLDVMILFSANPSTYNRSGKVIPQLKDRIGTIVQTHYPKERMQGIEILQQEVGEDLGGSHPVHVPLFMYQIIEEITNQARKSKYIDQASGVSARFSLANFRTIVASARQRGIVHGENPAVPRISDLGHLYASSLGKLELDLMGTHQMTEKQVIDSVVAEAIQTVFAEYVEEHGLAEIAEIFRGGVRVEVGTMLPSSQYAERLQHVPPAWDKAFEVNASENEAMRASCVEFVLAGLYSMDKISRSQRHGKIHYEM from the coding sequence GTGACCAGCCCCGTGCCAAGTCCCACGACCACCAAGGAAGAAGTCCCCTCCGCACGCAATTTGCAGGAGCTGATCGAGAGCGGCTGGACTTCGAAAACGGTCAAACAAGAGATCCGAGACAACTTCACAGGGATGCTGGCCCAGCGTGAGGAACTGTTCCCCGGCATCGTGGGTTACGAGGACACGGTGATCCCGGAGATCAGCTTGGCCTTGCTGGCCGGCCACGACATGCTGTTTCTGGGTGAAAAAGGGCAAGCAAAAAGCCGAATCATGCGGCAACTGGTCCGGTTCCTGGATCCGTGGGTGCCCTACATCGATCATCCGGATCTGCCGGTTCACGAAGACCCGATGAATCCAATCACGACATTGGGCAAGCGATTGGTGGAGCAGCACTCGCCAGAGGACATCCAAATCGCTTGGTGGCATCGCAGCGAGCGTTACGCGGAACGATTGTCCCCCGGAACCAAATTCGCGGACATCATCGGCGAGATCGATCCCGCAAAACTGACGGGCGGCGTCAGCATGAGTGCCGAAGAAGCCTTGTCGTTCGGCCTGATCCCACGAATGCACCGAGGCATTTTCGCGATGAACGAATTGCCCGAGTTGGATGATTTGGTCCAAGTCGGATTGTTCAACATCCTGGAAGAACGCGACGTCCAGATTCGCGGCTATCCCATTCGATTCGATTTGGACGTGATGATTCTGTTCTCGGCCAACCCATCGACTTACAACCGATCAGGCAAAGTGATTCCGCAGTTGAAGGACCGGATTGGCACCATCGTCCAAACGCACTACCCAAAGGAACGGATGCAGGGGATCGAAATCCTGCAGCAAGAGGTCGGCGAAGACCTGGGCGGATCGCATCCGGTGCACGTACCGCTGTTCATGTACCAAATCATCGAAGAGATCACGAACCAAGCTCGCAAGAGCAAGTACATCGATCAAGCCTCCGGTGTCTCGGCACGTTTCTCGCTCGCGAACTTTCGCACGATCGTCGCGTCGGCACGCCAACGCGGCATCGTCCACGGCGAGAACCCCGCCGTCCCGCGAATCAGCGATTTGGGACATCTGTACGCCAGCTCGCTTGGCAAGCTGGAGCTGGATTTGATGGGCACGCACCAGATGACGGAGAAACAGGTGATTGACTCGGTGGTGGCCGAGGCGATCCAAACGGTGTTCGCCGAGTACGTGGAAGAGCACGGGTTGGCGGAGATCGCTGAGATCTTCCGAGGCGGCGTGCGAGTGGAGGTCGGGACGATGCTGCCCAGCAGCCAGTACGCGGAACGTTTGCAACACGTGCCGCCAGCGTGGGACAAAGCGTTCGAGGTCAACGCGAGTGAGAACGAAGCCATGCGAGCCTCCTGCGTCGAGTTCGTTCTGGCAGGGCTTTACAGCATGGACAAAATCAGCCGCTCCCAACGCCACGGCAAAATCCACTACGAGATGTAG
- a CDS encoding malic enzyme-like NAD(P)-binding protein yields MNQHSPSYAITIRLRYTDSPGAMGKITTAIGEADGAIGAVDIVNIRGGKISRDFTVNARDVDHGKRIVEHLRTVEEVEVVHTSDRVFLMHLGGKIEVLPKMPIKTRDDLSMAYTPGVARVCNAIAEDPDSSFALTIRQNTVAVISDGSAVLGLGNIGPRAAMPVMEGKAMLFKEFANVDAFPICLDTQDTEAIIETVRQLAPTFGGVNLEDISAPRCIEIEERLDKELEIPVFHDDQHGTAIVVLAGLKNSLLRVGKQLSNVRIVVNGAGAAGTAIVKLLLISGAKDIVVCDREGAIHAGEPSQPDASKQWIADNTNPNGLAGKLSDVVRGADVFVGVSAPNVLQTEDVAAMASDPIVFALANPDPEILPSKAAPHVRIMATGRSDFPNQINNVLCFPGLFRGVLDVRATTINNEMKLAAAEAIAATIPESDLLDDYVIPSVFDRRVSKVVAQAVSKAAVETGVARRRNKPADEIM; encoded by the coding sequence ATGAACCAGCACAGCCCGTCGTACGCCATCACCATCCGTTTGCGTTACACCGACTCGCCCGGCGCGATGGGCAAGATCACGACGGCGATTGGCGAAGCGGACGGAGCCATCGGCGCGGTCGACATCGTCAACATTCGCGGCGGCAAAATTTCGCGTGACTTCACCGTCAACGCTCGCGATGTCGATCACGGCAAACGCATCGTCGAGCACCTGCGAACGGTGGAAGAAGTCGAGGTCGTGCACACCTCCGACCGTGTTTTTCTGATGCACCTTGGCGGCAAAATTGAAGTGCTGCCGAAGATGCCGATCAAGACACGTGACGACTTGTCGATGGCTTACACCCCCGGCGTCGCCCGAGTTTGCAACGCCATCGCGGAGGACCCCGATTCGTCGTTCGCGTTGACGATCCGTCAAAACACCGTCGCGGTGATCAGCGACGGGTCCGCAGTGTTAGGACTGGGCAACATTGGCCCACGAGCCGCCATGCCGGTGATGGAAGGCAAGGCGATGCTGTTCAAAGAATTCGCCAACGTGGACGCGTTTCCAATCTGCTTGGACACCCAAGACACCGAAGCCATCATCGAAACCGTTCGCCAGTTGGCACCCACCTTCGGCGGTGTCAACTTGGAAGACATCTCCGCCCCACGCTGCATCGAGATTGAAGAACGGCTGGACAAAGAACTTGAGATCCCCGTTTTTCACGACGACCAACACGGAACCGCCATCGTGGTTCTGGCCGGACTGAAGAACAGCTTGCTGCGAGTCGGCAAGCAACTTTCGAACGTTCGCATCGTGGTCAACGGAGCCGGTGCCGCGGGGACAGCCATCGTCAAACTACTGCTCATTTCCGGAGCCAAAGACATCGTCGTCTGCGATCGCGAAGGTGCGATTCACGCGGGAGAACCGAGCCAGCCCGATGCGTCCAAACAATGGATTGCGGACAACACCAATCCGAATGGCTTGGCGGGCAAGCTCAGCGACGTTGTCCGCGGAGCAGACGTCTTCGTTGGCGTTTCGGCACCCAACGTGTTGCAAACCGAAGACGTCGCCGCGATGGCATCGGATCCAATCGTGTTTGCTTTGGCCAACCCGGATCCCGAAATCCTGCCTTCTAAGGCGGCACCTCACGTGCGAATCATGGCGACGGGACGAAGCGATTTCCCTAACCAGATCAACAACGTGCTTTGCTTCCCCGGTTTGTTCCGAGGTGTGCTGGACGTCCGAGCGACCACGATCAACAACGAAATGAAACTGGCGGCCGCAGAAGCCATTGCCGCCACGATCCCTGAGTCCGACCTGCTGGATGACTATGTTATCCCCAGCGTGTTTGACCGGCGTGTCTCCAAGGTCGTGGCTCAGGCGGTTTCGAAAGCCGCAGTGGAAACTGGCGTCGCACGTCGGCGAAATAAACCCGCCGACGAGATCATGTGA
- a CDS encoding cytochrome-c peroxidase, producing MTMHRIRKCLAAGLFVAGSAVISSSFAQAETVNLGDPTLTAGIPGDGDLTMEQVQRFLADEKNHAELDVVLPKGLDAASGNIYIPEDNPMTRAKIELGRQLYFDPRLSADGTISCATCHHPETGWGAPTQFGEGIQGQTGNRNSPVSFNRILSKHQFHDGRAASLEEQAVGPIANPIEMGNTHEVCVKMLAENPIYTAQFEKIFEDGVNIDNVGKAIATFERTVVTGPAPYDYYAPLSAFEKTFADDLEYLDEEPALAKQYAELKEAAAKNPMTESSIRGMELTFGKANCTACHAGANFTDEQFHNIGVGMDSEKPDLGRFEVTQNEKDKGAFKTPTMRNAADTGPYMHDGSQETLEEVIEWYNKGGHPNPYLSDKMKPLNLNEQEKADLVEFMRQGLQSDFPVVETGRLPADS from the coding sequence ATGACCATGCATCGAATCCGAAAGTGCTTGGCAGCGGGTCTGTTCGTTGCCGGCTCCGCCGTCATTTCATCCAGCTTCGCTCAAGCAGAAACCGTCAACTTGGGTGATCCGACCCTGACCGCTGGCATTCCTGGCGATGGCGATCTGACCATGGAGCAGGTCCAGCGTTTTCTGGCCGACGAGAAGAACCACGCGGAGTTGGACGTGGTGCTCCCCAAGGGCCTCGACGCCGCATCGGGGAACATTTATATCCCCGAAGACAACCCCATGACGCGTGCCAAGATCGAGTTGGGGCGTCAGCTCTACTTTGACCCGCGACTGTCGGCTGATGGGACCATTTCTTGTGCGACCTGCCACCATCCGGAAACGGGTTGGGGGGCTCCGACACAGTTTGGCGAAGGCATCCAGGGTCAAACGGGCAATCGAAACTCACCCGTCTCGTTCAACCGAATCCTCAGCAAGCATCAATTCCATGATGGTCGTGCTGCGTCCTTGGAAGAGCAAGCGGTTGGCCCCATCGCGAACCCGATCGAGATGGGCAACACCCACGAAGTTTGCGTGAAGATGTTGGCCGAAAATCCGATCTACACCGCTCAGTTCGAGAAGATCTTCGAAGACGGAGTGAACATCGACAATGTCGGCAAAGCGATCGCGACCTTTGAGCGAACCGTCGTCACGGGGCCCGCTCCTTACGACTACTACGCCCCGCTGTCCGCGTTCGAGAAAACCTTTGCGGATGATTTGGAATACCTCGATGAGGAACCGGCTCTGGCCAAACAATACGCGGAGCTGAAAGAGGCCGCTGCGAAGAACCCGATGACCGAATCTTCCATTCGTGGAATGGAGCTGACGTTCGGCAAGGCAAACTGCACGGCGTGTCATGCGGGAGCCAACTTCACCGACGAACAGTTCCACAACATCGGCGTTGGCATGGATTCAGAAAAGCCTGACCTGGGGCGTTTCGAAGTCACCCAAAACGAAAAAGACAAAGGTGCGTTCAAGACACCCACCATGCGGAACGCTGCCGATACTGGCCCTTACATGCACGATGGCAGCCAAGAAACCTTGGAAGAAGTCATCGAGTGGTACAACAAAGGCGGGCATCCCAACCCGTACTTGAGCGACAAGATGAAGCCGTTGAACTTGAACGAGCAAGAAAAGGCCGACTTGGTCGAGTTCATGCGACAAGGTCTGCAGAGCGATTTCCCTGTTGTCGAAACTGGCCGCTTGCCAGCCGACAGCTAA
- a CDS encoding A/G-specific adenine glycosylase — MRQKLLKWFAANARDLPWRRDHSAYRVWVSEIMCQQTQVATVLPYFERFLEAYPTIANLAAADEAELMRMWEGLGYYRRARSLHAAAQKIVTEHDGNFPTSFDDVLALPGIGRYTAGAILSISRNEAFPILEGNTQRVFSRWIGLNVPPTERESQARLWEFSELMLPRRSADDRTRGPAGFNQAAMELGALVCSPRNPKCDECPVASLCHANLFGLQDEIPGKISKVQYESRTEIAAVFRVDDKVLVRTLPEGVRFAGMVDFPREGPPVASDLAGMESWLAVQLGVEVQLGMKLKTIKHAVTRYRMTLQVHAAHLSVGQMDAGEAAASTVASSIALPEGWQWATLDELDAMPMSVTGRKIVGLLKDAQPSLFG; from the coding sequence GTGCGCCAGAAGCTATTGAAGTGGTTTGCAGCCAACGCGCGAGACCTTCCCTGGCGTCGAGACCACTCGGCCTATCGGGTTTGGGTCAGCGAAATCATGTGCCAGCAAACACAGGTGGCAACGGTCCTGCCTTACTTCGAACGTTTCCTCGAAGCGTATCCGACCATCGCGAATTTGGCCGCTGCGGACGAAGCTGAGCTGATGCGAATGTGGGAGGGGCTTGGGTACTATCGGCGAGCTCGATCGTTGCACGCGGCGGCCCAAAAGATCGTTACCGAGCATGACGGCAACTTTCCAACTTCGTTTGACGATGTCTTGGCCTTGCCTGGAATCGGACGCTACACCGCCGGAGCAATCCTGTCGATTTCGCGAAACGAAGCGTTCCCGATTTTGGAGGGGAATACGCAGCGCGTCTTCAGCCGTTGGATCGGATTGAATGTGCCACCCACCGAGCGTGAGTCGCAAGCGAGATTGTGGGAGTTTTCGGAGTTGATGCTGCCTCGACGTAGCGCGGATGATCGGACTCGCGGACCCGCGGGATTCAACCAGGCCGCGATGGAGTTGGGGGCGTTGGTGTGTTCTCCGCGAAATCCGAAGTGCGATGAGTGTCCCGTCGCCAGCCTTTGCCACGCGAACCTCTTTGGCCTGCAAGATGAGATTCCCGGCAAGATCAGCAAGGTCCAATACGAATCACGCACAGAGATTGCCGCGGTCTTTCGTGTTGACGACAAGGTCCTCGTTCGAACGTTGCCCGAAGGCGTTCGTTTTGCGGGCATGGTCGATTTCCCACGAGAAGGCCCGCCGGTGGCTTCTGATCTGGCTGGCATGGAATCTTGGTTGGCGGTTCAGTTGGGCGTGGAGGTCCAGTTGGGCATGAAGCTAAAAACCATCAAGCACGCGGTCACTCGCTACCGCATGACGTTGCAGGTGCATGCGGCGCATTTGAGCGTGGGGCAAATGGACGCAGGCGAAGCAGCGGCCTCGACCGTTGCGTCATCGATTGCGTTGCCGGAAGGTTGGCAGTGGGCAACGCTGGATGAACTTGACGCGATGCCGATGAGCGTTACAGGCCGGAAAATCGTTGGGTTGTTGAAGGACGCCCAACCATCACTGTTTGGATAG